The DNA window CTCACCCTTGGCCAACAAACCTTCGGTCAGTCTGCGAGATCTGGCAGAACTGCCGATGATCCTGCTCGATCTGCCGTTGACTGAGGAATATTTTTGTTCGCTCTTCGAAGAGCTGGGGTTGGAGCCGAACGTTGTGCATTCCACCAAATCCAGTTCGGTTTTGCGCGGGTTGGTCGCTAGTGAGTTTGGATATTCGATTCTGAACATCTGTGGACCCAACGACCGGGACGGGCGCAACGGATATCGGGCCTTGCCGATCTCGGATTCGTTCTTTTCCCCTGCGCTTGGACTTGCTTATGTCGAGGGCTTGAAGGGATCTGCAATCGTAAGTGCAGTGCGCAATATCACCCGAGAATTGCAGGCTGAACGCGCCTTTGATCATTTGATTATGCAGCCGGAATTGCGCAAAACGGCATAAAATGTAGTTTTCCGCTACAGAAAGAACTGTTTTCTGTGACTACGGCCTTGGCTAGCCTCTGACATGTAAGGTTCACAAAGGACCTGCAAGGGAGGAAAATACCATGAAGCATATGACACGCCTTTTGGGCGCTGTGTCCCTTGCCGTCACCAGTTTGACGGCCCCTGCATTCGCAGATGGCGGGACGCTTGTGATCGCCTCGACCCAGGTGCCGCGTCACCTGAACGGTGCGGTGCAATCGGGGATCGCAACGGCTGTCCCGTCCACTCAGATCTTTGCGTCGCCGCTGCGCTATGACGAAAACTGGGAACCGCAGCCCTATCTGGCCGAAAGCTGGGAGGTCAGCGAAGATGGGCTGAGCGTGACGCTGAACCTGGTGCAAAACGCCACGTTCCATGATGGCAAACCGGTCACGTCCGAGGATGTTGCGTTTTCGATCATGACGACCAAGGAAAACCACCCCTTCAAGTCGATGTTTGCACCGGTCGAGTCGATCGAGACACCGGATGCCCATACGGCTGTCATCAAACTCAGCCAGCCTCACCCCGCGCTGCTGCTGGCCCTGTCGCCCGCTTTGGCACCAGTTCTGCCCAAGCACGTCTACGGCGACGGGCAGGACGCGAAATCACACCCTGCGAACTCGGCACCTGTCGGGTCCGGCCCGTTCATGTTGGAAGAGTTCACACCGGGCGAAGCCGTTGTGATGAAGAAGAACCCGAATTTCTTCATTGATGGCCGCCCCAAGCTGGACGAGATCATCATCCGCATCATCAAGGACCCCTCGGCCCTGTTGATCGCGATGGAGAACGGCGAGGCGGATATGTATCCGTTCATGGCTGGGTCTCAGGAAATCAAACGCCTGGAAAAGGCCGAGCATCTGGGCGTCACCACGGATGGCTACGCCGCTGTTGGCCCGATCAACTGGCTGGCCTTCAACACCGCGTCCGAAAAGCTGAGCGATGTACGTGTACGTCAGGCGATTGCCTATGCCGTGGATCGCGAGTTCATCACCAAGGCGCTGCATCGCGGTGTGTCTGCCCCGCAGCGTGGGCCGATCATCGAAAGCTCACCGTTCTTTGACGAGACGATCCCGGCCTATGATGTCGATCTGGACAAGGCCAAGGCGCTGATGGCCGAGGCGGGTTTTGCCGATGGCATGGATCTGACCATCGATTATATCCCCGGTCCCAAGGAACAGCAGCAATCCCTTGCGGAATACATGAAGTCGCAGCTGAAAAAGATCGGCATCAATGTGACCGTGCGCGCGGCCCCGGATTTCCCAACTTGGGCGGGTCGTGTCGGTGGGCATGACTTTGAGCTGTCCATGGATGTGGTGTTCAATTGGGGTGACCCGGTGATCGGTGTGCACCGCACCTATCTGTCGTCCAACATCCGTCAGGGCGTGATCTGGTCGAACACGCAGCAGTATGCCAACGAAAAGGTCGACGAGATCCTGAACGCCGCAGCCGTCGAAGCCGATCCGGCCAAACGCAAGGCGCTTTATGCCGAGTTCCAGCAGATGGTGGCGGCTGATCTTCCGATCTACTGGATCAACGCGCTGCCGTATCACACGGCCTACGACAAGAAGCTTCAGAACGTGCCCACGGGCATCTGGGGCACCATGCATCCGATGGATCAGGTCAGCTGGTCCGAGTGATCGGCTCACCCATCAAACCAGGGCGGCTGATCCGCTGCCCTGGTTGTTGAGAGGCAAATTATGAACACGTCATACATATTGCGGCGCCTGTTTTACGGCTTGCTGCTCATGCTGGGTGTGGTGGTCCTGAACTTCCTCCTCATCCGGTTGGCCCCCGGCGATCCTGCGGTTGTCATCGCGGGCGAAATGGGCGGCGCGACCGAAGAGATGCTGGAAAGCATCCGCGAGGAATACGGGCTCAACAAGCCGGTCCTGACCCAGCTGGGGATCTACATTGCCAACGTGGCGCAGTTTGATCTGGGCGAGAGCTTTTTCTTCAACCAACCGGTCACAACGCTGATCGGGCACCGGATCGGGCCGACCATCCTGTTGGTGATCACAGCGCAGCTGTTGTCGATTGTCCTGGGTGTATTTCTGGGCGTGATCGCGGCGCGCAAACCCAACGGACCGATGAGCGCCTTTGTCTCGGTCTTTGCCACAATCGGCTATGCGGTGCCGGTGTTCTGGACCGGGATCATGCTGATCATCCTCTTTGCCAGCGTGCTGCCGATCTTTCCTGTCGAGGGGATGCAATCGGTCAAGCTGCGCGATGCGGGTTTCTTTGTGCGGGCTTTGGACGTGCTGCACCACCTGATCCTGCCGGCGTTTACCTTGGCGATCATCTATCTTGCGCAATACGCGCGCCTTTCGCGGGCCTCGATGCTCGAAGTTCTGGGCTCAGATTACATCCGCACAGCACGGGCCAAGGGGGCGTCCGAAGGCTCGGTTCTGTTCAAACACGCCTTGCGCAACGCGGCGCTGCCGATCTTGACGGTTGCGGGTCTGCAGTTCGGCAACCTGATTTCGGGCGCACTGCTGGTCGAGACAGTGTTCAACTGGCCCGGCATGGGGCGGCTGGCCTTCGACAGCATTCTGCGGCGCGATTATCCGACCATCATGGGGGTTCTGTTCTTTGCTTCTTTCATGGTTGTGGTCGCTAATATTCTGACGGATCTGAGCTATCGCCTGGC is part of the Falsiruegeria litorea R37 genome and encodes:
- a CDS encoding ABC transporter substrate-binding protein, producing the protein MKHMTRLLGAVSLAVTSLTAPAFADGGTLVIASTQVPRHLNGAVQSGIATAVPSTQIFASPLRYDENWEPQPYLAESWEVSEDGLSVTLNLVQNATFHDGKPVTSEDVAFSIMTTKENHPFKSMFAPVESIETPDAHTAVIKLSQPHPALLLALSPALAPVLPKHVYGDGQDAKSHPANSAPVGSGPFMLEEFTPGEAVVMKKNPNFFIDGRPKLDEIIIRIIKDPSALLIAMENGEADMYPFMAGSQEIKRLEKAEHLGVTTDGYAAVGPINWLAFNTASEKLSDVRVRQAIAYAVDREFITKALHRGVSAPQRGPIIESSPFFDETIPAYDVDLDKAKALMAEAGFADGMDLTIDYIPGPKEQQQSLAEYMKSQLKKIGINVTVRAAPDFPTWAGRVGGHDFELSMDVVFNWGDPVIGVHRTYLSSNIRQGVIWSNTQQYANEKVDEILNAAAVEADPAKRKALYAEFQQMVAADLPIYWINALPYHTAYDKKLQNVPTGIWGTMHPMDQVSWSE
- a CDS encoding ABC transporter permease; its protein translation is MNTSYILRRLFYGLLLMLGVVVLNFLLIRLAPGDPAVVIAGEMGGATEEMLESIREEYGLNKPVLTQLGIYIANVAQFDLGESFFFNQPVTTLIGHRIGPTILLVITAQLLSIVLGVFLGVIAARKPNGPMSAFVSVFATIGYAVPVFWTGIMLIILFASVLPIFPVEGMQSVKLRDAGFFVRALDVLHHLILPAFTLAIIYLAQYARLSRASMLEVLGSDYIRTARAKGASEGSVLFKHALRNAALPILTVAGLQFGNLISGALLVETVFNWPGMGRLAFDSILRRDYPTIMGVLFFASFMVVVANILTDLSYRLADPRLRGR